The following are from one region of the Cytobacillus firmus genome:
- a CDS encoding AtpZ/AtpI family protein, with amino-acid sequence MRQKDRNPFKAMALMSAILSQLVGSTLIGIFAGRWLDSKAATEPLFLLIGLFIGLGAGIYAMLRLIQHFFTGE; translated from the coding sequence ATGCGTCAAAAAGACCGCAACCCATTTAAGGCGATGGCCTTAATGTCCGCCATTCTTTCCCAGTTAGTAGGTTCCACGCTCATTGGCATTTTCGCCGGAAGATGGCTTGACAGCAAGGCAGCAACTGAGCCTTTATTCCTTTTAATCGGCTTGTTCATTGGGCTGGGCGCAGGGATATACGCCATGCTACGTCTAATCCAACATTTTTTCACAGGAGAATGA
- a CDS encoding ATP synthase subunit I, with translation MPEIKATFQRQRKYIFLLLSVYVLGWGFTPYQSIFLGLIFGTGLSLFNLWLISRKALQFGEAVERGEKVRSLGTVSRMATAVFAVMIALEYPDKLHLISMVFGLMTSYIVIMIDYFLQSFQLRK, from the coding sequence ATGCCGGAAATCAAAGCAACTTTTCAAAGACAGCGGAAATACATATTCCTATTGTTGTCTGTTTACGTTCTCGGCTGGGGTTTTACACCATATCAATCTATTTTTCTTGGCTTGATCTTTGGTACAGGCTTAAGTCTGTTCAATTTGTGGCTGATTTCACGAAAGGCGCTGCAATTTGGAGAGGCGGTCGAGAGAGGCGAGAAGGTGCGTTCACTTGGAACGGTATCCAGAATGGCTACAGCAGTATTTGCTGTGATGATCGCTCTGGAATACCCTGATAAGCTGCATCTGATCAGTATGGTATTTGGATTAATGACATCCTATATTGTCATTATGATAGATTATTTTCTTCAATCTTTTCAATTACGTAAATAG